In the genome of Deinococcus aetherius, the window CGCCGGACGCCCAGGGCGCGGTAGGCGAGGAGTTGCGCGACCGAGAGGACGATGGTGAGGAGGCCCATGAACAGCGCGGCGGCGGAGGCGAAGCCCACGTTGGCGCTTTGCGTCCCGAAGGCGTTGCGGTAGATGTAGGTGCTCACGACCTCGGTGCCGGACAGGAGGCTCGTCGCGCCCAGGCCGCTGAGGGCCACCACCAGCTCGAACACGCCGAGAGCGCCCATGACGGCGAGGAACACGATCACCACGCCCGGGGCGCGCAGCATCGGCAGGGTGATGCGGAAGAATTCCTGCCTCGGCGAGGCGCCGTCGATGCGGGCCGCCTCGTACAGCTCCTGCGGGATGCCCTGGAGCGCGGCCAGGAAGTACACCATGTTGTAGCCGATGCCGTGCCACACGCCGACGAGGGCGATCATCCACAGCGCCGTGCGGGGGTCGGAGAGCAGGCTGAGGAGTTCTCCCCGTTGCAGCAGGCCGAGCGACTGCAACCCGCGGCTGAGCGGCTCGCTGATCCCGGTGAAGATGAAGCCGATCACGATGCCCATCACGAGCTGCGAGGTGACGGCCGGGCTGAAGAACAGCGCCCGGTAGAGGTTGCGCCCCCGCAGCTTCGGGTTGTTGAGCACGAGGGCGAGAATCAGCGAGAGCAGCAGTTGCAGCGGCACGACCGCGAGGACGTACAGGAAGGTGTGCCGGAACGCCGCCCAGAAGAAGGAGTCCTGCGCCACCCGCCGGAAGTTCTCCAGCCCCACGTAGGCGCTGGGGGTGCCCACGCCGTTCCAGTTGTAGAGGGTGTACGGATACGAGGCGACGAGCGGGTACACCACGAAGGCGAGGACGAGGAGCACCGCGGGCGCGAGCAGCAGGTACGACCAGCGGGCGGCGACGAGGCGGGA includes:
- a CDS encoding carbohydrate ABC transporter permease, translated to MTASRGRERRPGLGSRLVAARWSYLLLAPAVLLVLAFVVYPLVASYPYTLYNWNGVGTPSAYVGLENFRRVAQDSFFWAAFRHTFLYVLAVVPLQLLLSLILALVLNNPKLRGRNLYRALFFSPAVTSQLVMGIVIGFIFTGISEPLSRGLQSLGLLQRGELLSLLSDPRTALWMIALVGVWHGIGYNMVYFLAALQGIPQELYEAARIDGASPRQEFFRITLPMLRAPGVVIVFLAVMGALGVFELVVALSGLGATSLLSGTEVVSTYIYRNAFGTQSANVGFASAAALFMGLLTIVLSVAQLLAYRALGVRRPGLETEVRL